A region of Saccharomyces kudriavzevii IFO 1802 strain IFO1802 genome assembly, chromosome: 14 DNA encodes the following proteins:
- the GCR2 gene encoding Gcr2p (similar to Saccharomyces cerevisiae GCR2 (YNL199C); ancestral locus Anc_2.50), protein MHHQTKLDVFIIRAYNLLSNESVISGASLQSVTNSPQTATNTPSGMVSGMVGTTIANSAGLMGSDNTPNIDGIITSTGGNALAKANSDSTNATPNANSSSVSAISNASNPTNNGNNASSSTTSNGVCTQAQYSQLFAKISKLYNATLSSGSIDDRSTSPKSAIELYQRFQQIIKELELSFEASPYAKYFRRLDGRLWQIKADSELENDELWRLVSMSIFSVFDPQTGQILNQGRRKGNSLNTSTKGSPSELQGVNNGNNNGNSGSIGNGNNIKNYGNKNATNNRTKKRGTRVAKNAKNGKNNKNANKERNSIADSSSFNNATISNPATNMLFDPSLSQQLQKRLQTLSQDVNSRSLTGYYTQPTSPGSGGFEFGLSHADLNPNSSNNNMGYNTMSNNGSHSWKRRSLGSLDVNTLDDEAVEELLQLTNTNKRQRPMTTADGALINDGTDNNLNTANNQMKVDLNPPNNMATIDTDAVIRPLKEAYDAIISEKDQRIAQLERELELQRQETQWLRKMLIEDMGCVRSMLRDLQR, encoded by the coding sequence ATGCATCACCAAACCAAGTTAGATGTATTCATAATCAGAGCTTACAATCTACTGTCCAATGAGTCAGTCATTAGCGGTGCCTCCTTGCAGAGTGTTACAAATTCGCCGCAAACAGCGACAAATACACCATCAGGTATGGTTAGCGGGATGGTGGGCACAACGATTGCTAACTCAGCAGGATTGATGGGCTCCGATAACACACCTAATATTGATGGCATTATAACTAGCACTGGCGGTAATGCTCTGGCGAAGGCCAACTCAGACAGTACCAATGCAACGCCGAATGCTAATTCAAGCTCTGTTTCAGCCATAAGCAATGCCAGCAATCCCACTAACAACGGCAACAACGCGAGCTCTAGTACAACATCGAATGGAGTTTGTACACAAGCTCAATATTCTCAACTGTTCGCTAAGATATCCAAACTGTATAATGCTACATTATCTTCAGGATCAATTGATGATAGATCGACATCACCAAAGTCGGCAATCGAACTGTATCAAAGGTTTCAACAGATTATCAAAGAACTAGAATTAAGCTTTGAGGCCAGCCCTtatgcaaaatatttcCGCCGTTTGGATGGAAGACTTTGGCAAATTAAGGCTGACTCCGAAttagaaaatgatgaattaTGGCGACTAGTCTCAATGAGTATATTTAGTGTATTCGATCCGCAGACCGGCCAAATTTTAAATCAAGGGCGTAGAAAGGGAAATTCTTTAAACACGTCTACTAAGGGTTCCCCATCAGAGTTACAAGGAGTAAACAATGGGAATAATAATGGGAATAGTGGCAGCATCGGAAACGGgaataatattaaaaactatggaaataaaaatgcaaCGAACAATCgaacgaaaaaaagaggtaCCAGAGTGGCCAAAAACGCCAAAAACggaaagaataataaaaacgCTAACAAGGAAAGAAACAGTATTGCAGATTCGAGCTCATTCAATAATGCAACCATAAGCAACCCAGCAACCAATATGCTTTTTGATCCATCATTGTCACAGCAACTACAAAAACGACTGCAAACGCTATCACAAGATGTCAATTCCCGTTCATTGACGGGATATTATACACAACCAACAAGTCCTGGTTCAGGCggatttgaatttggtcTAAGTCATGCGGATCTGAATCCCAATAGTTCTAATAATAACATGGGTTACAATACAATGTCTAATAATGGTTCTCATTCATGGAAACGAAGATCATTGGGATCATTAGACGTCAATACATTGGATGATGAGGCGGTGGAAGAACTGTTACAATTAACGAATACAAACAAAAGGCAGAGACCAATGACGACAGCAGATGGGGCTTTGATAAACGACGGTACGGATAATAACCTAAACACAGCGAACAACCAAATGAAAGTGGATCTAAATCCTCCGAATAACATGGCAACTATTGATACAGACGCGGTAATACGCCCTTTAAAAGAAGCCTATGACGCTatcatttctgaaaaagaCCAAAGAATTGCACAATTGGAAAGGGAATTGGAATTACAACGTCAAGAGACACAGTGGCTAAGGAAAATGTTAATTGAGGACATGGGCTGTGTTAGAAGCATGCTACGAGATTTGCAAAGATGA
- the WHI3 gene encoding mRNA-binding protein WHI3 (similar to Saccharomyces cerevisiae WHI4 (YDL224C) and WHI3 (YNL197C); ancestral locus Anc_2.52), with amino-acid sequence MQNSVYFDHTGSFASSSDNIVSSATNTHNISPSHRSSLNLNTSSHAHEAPGRGSASGDLYLNDTNSPLAISSMLNTLTLGNNSMPQDMTNSNTNSHDNNIKGNYSLQLSNVPKDITLRECYAIFALAEGVKSIELQKINSSASIVNASLEDENDIYVIARFELLYLAINYAVILNSKDELFGPTFPNKTSVEIIDETTKNLVSFPSPNVFHENSRLNKQNPGMKRPSLLSQRSRFSFSDPFSNDSPLTQQQPQPQQQQLQQQQQQQQPSQKHSPQESNQQQMNSSVPLSSHGQVIGLHSNRSHQELPVEPSISTSEISKSFLLRDNTEINEKIWGTSGIPSSINGYMSTPQPSTPTLEWGNASASQHGSSFFLPSAASTAIAPVNSSTNANTNANANANVNSGTNNAGTAALSASSQQPMMQMGNAINNSLSSSNSLPPYGLMSSQTQHMSNMVNTSDMNITPQKQNRFMQQPQPEHMYPVNQSTTPQKVPSARLSSSRNSHKNNSTTSLSSNITGSASISQADLSLLARIPPPANPADQNPPCNTLYVGNLPSDATEQELRQLFSGQEGFRRLSFRNKNTTSNGHSHGPMCFVEFDDVSFATRALAELYGRQLPRSTVSSKGGIRLSFSKNPLGVRGPNSRRGGTSNPNPTVNMLSSYNSNVGHIKN; translated from the coding sequence ATGCAAAATTCAGTTTATTTTGACCACACAGGGTCCTTTGCGTCCAGTAGCGACAATATTGTGTCGAGTGCCACCAACACACACAATATTTCTCCCAGTCATCGTTCCAGTTTAAATCTGAACACTTCTTCCCATGCTCACGAGGCACCTGGTAGAGGAAGCGCCAGCGGGGACTTGTATTTGAATGACACAAATTCGCCTTTAGCCATATCATCTATGCTCAATACTCTTACTCTTGGCAATAACTCTATGCCACAAGATATGACAAACAGCAACACTAATAGCCACGATAATAACATTAAGGGGAACTACAGCCTGCAATTATCAAATGTGCCCAAGGATATCACCCTTAGAGAGTGTTATGCAATTTTCGCTCTTGCTGAAGGCGTGAAAAGTATAGAATTGCAGAAAATAAATTCCTCAGCAAGCATTGTTAACGCTTCTTTGGAGGACGAAAATGATATTTATGTCATTGCTAGATTTGAATTGCTGTACCTAGCAATCAATTACGCCGTTATTTTGAACTCAAAAGATGAATTATTTGGACCTACTTTTCCCAATAAGACTTCCGTGGAGATAATAGAtgaaacaacaaaaaatttagTGTCGTTTCCGTCACCCAATGTTTTCCATGAAAACTCGAGGCTGAACAAACAAAACCCTGGTATGAAAAGGCCAAGTTTGCTATCGCAACGTTCAAGATTTTCATTCAGTGATCCATTTTCTAATGATTCTCCTCTAACCCAGCAGCAACCTCAAcctcaacaacaacagttgcaacagcaacagcaacagcaacagccATCTCAGAAACATTCACCACAGGAGTCcaatcaacaacaaatgAATTCTTCAGTGCCGCTATCTTCACATGGGCAAGTCATTGGGTTACATTCCAACCGCTCACATCAAGAACTGCCCGTGGAACCATCAATTTCGACATCTGAAATTAGCAAATCCTTTCTGTTGAGAGATAACACCGaaatcaatgaaaagatATGGGGTACCAGTGGTATACCTTCCAGCATCAACGGTTACATGAGCACACCTCAACCTTCCACACCAACTCTAGAATGGGGGAACGCTTCAGCATCTCAACATGGctcttcattctttctaCCTTCTGCAGCATCCACAGCTATTGCGCCTGTTAATAGCAGTACAAATGCCAATACCAATGCCAATGCCAACGCTAACGTCAATAGCGGAACAAACAACGCTGGCACCGCTGCACTTTCTGCCAGCTCTCAACAACCGATGATGCAAATGGGTAATGCAATCAACAACTCCTTATCATCCTCAAATTCATTGCCCCCATACGGCTTAATGTCTTCTCAGACACAGCACATGTCGAATATGGTCAACACTTCCGATATGAATATCACACCTCAAAAACAGAACAGATTTATGCAACAACCACAACCAGAGCATATGTATCCTGTGAACCAAAGTACTACTCCTCAGAAAGTACCGTCTGCAAGGCTAAGCTCGAGTAGAAATTCACACAAGAACAACTCCACCACTTCATTATCCTCCAATATAACTGGATCTGCCTCGATTTCACAGGCAGATTTATCACTACTAGCGAGAATCCCGCCACCTGCCAACCCAGCTGATCAAAATCCACCTTGCAATACTCTATATGTTGGCAACTTACCCTCTGATGCTACTGAACAAGAACTAAGGCAATTGTTTTCAGGTCAGGAAGGTTTTAGGAGATTGTCATTCAGAAATAAGAACACCACATCTAATGGTCATAGTCATGGACCAATGTGTTTTGTCGAATTCGATGATGTTAGCTTTGCGACAAGAGCATTAGCCGAATTGTACGGTAGACAATTACCTCGCTCTACAGTGAGTAGTAAAGGAGGTATAAGGTTaagcttttcaaagaatccATTGGGTGTTAGGGGACCAAATAGCAGGAGAGGAGGTACTAGTAACCCAAATCCTACTGTAAATATGCTCTCAAGCTACAATTCTAATGTTGGCCATATAAAAAACTGA
- the SKDI14G1320 gene encoding uncharacterized protein (similar to Saccharomyces cerevisiae FMP45 (YDL222C) and YNL194C; ancestral locus Anc_2.55), producing the protein MSYKKFVYFINFFFLLGATLLAFFLILAGGRNTGVLKNFYWFQAFTSGFNSAPSMTRWYNYNWCGWQSLGQAVNCSSKMAAQPFSPRDNFGSSPLMPATFLNNRNTYYYLSRVGWAMLLIGLLFLLITLVSVIVNMIKYTRATASLTTALSWITLFFMTLSACLYTGCYAKAVKAFHREDRDARLGPKNFGFIWTTVFLLIVNAICSTVMAASYKENGYSYDRSFASTKTTESQTPTPGLTNGGVTEVQQSQPHNNGRFFRKLRAKKRTVINEGDEPDQLQEEHVYTEQNIPVVA; encoded by the coding sequence ATGTCCTACAAAAAGTTTGTGTACTTTattaactttttttttctgctGGGTGCTACATTGTtggcatttttcttgatactGGCAGGTGGCAGAAACACAGGagtattgaaaaatttttattgGTTCCAAGCGTTCACTTCAGGCTTTAACTCGGCACCTTCCATGACTAGATGGTACAACTATAATTGGTGTGGTTGGCAGAGCCTCGGGCAGGCCGTAAACTGCTCCTCCAAGATGGCTGCGCAGCCATTTTCCCCAAGGGACAACTTTGGTAGCTCGCCTCTTATGCCCGCAACCTTCTTAAACAATAGAAACACCTACTATTACCTCTCAAGAGTGGGATGGGCAATGCTTTTAATTGGGCTCCTCTTTTTACTGATCACGTTGGTCTCTGTCATTGTCAATATGATCAAATACACTAGAGCCACAGCCTCATTGACAACTGCTCTGAGCTGGAttactcttttctttatgacCCTTTCGGCCTGTTTGTACACAGGGTGCTACGCCAAGGCAGTAAAGGCGTTCCATCGCGAAGACCGCGATGCTAGGCTGGGTCCTAAGAATTTTGGGTTCATTTGGACCACCGTGTTTTTGTTGATAGTGAACGCCATCTGCTCCACTGTCATGGCGGCTAGttacaaagaaaacggGTACAGCTACGACCGCAGTTTTGCTTCCACGAAAACGACGGAATCGCAGACGCCTACTCCAGGTCTAACGAACGGAGGGGTAACAGAAGTTCAGCAGTCTCAACCTCATAACAACGGGAGGTTCTTCAGGAAATTGAGAGCAAAGAAGAGAACGGTCATTAATGAAGGCGATGAGCCGGACCAGCTCCAAGAAGAACACGTCTACACTGAACAGAATATACCTGTCGTAGCATAG
- the SKDI14G1310 gene encoding uncharacterized protein (similar to Saccharomyces cerevisiae YNL195C and HBT1 (YDL223C); ancestral locus Anc_2.54): MLGLGQSAQAYANDGDANMNQAKSKKPGIPGCGMANDLEYPHGDKRSSSNQHHLGILPSECPGPTLNTGAGSVGIPGCGKVTNKVVNDHDGSTRSTLANFDVSKMTEARMNSRNVPPGCQNTSMPHFDGSIDQHIPGAGSPQPKSHHIDAWNSISSCGADNNNQDMMHPQAAPLDRYSEHMVRNETSDNATSSYTVHAHGSPANISSATQKVDGRKNHEYGMNDRHTVPRDCVTADTNPSTNRISATGPNIANVKNEVLHD, from the coding sequence ATGCTAGGTTTAGGTCAGTCCGCTCAAGCATATGCCAATGACGGCGATGCCAACATGAATCAGGCAAAAAGCAAAAAGCCTGGCATTCCGGGGTGTGGCATGGCGAACGATCTTGAATATCCTCATGGCGACAAGCGCTCTTCGTCCAACCAGCATCACTTGGGAATATTGCCAAGTGAATGCCCGGGCCCTACTTTGAACACTGGCGCCGGTAGCGTCGGTATCCCAGGCTGTGGTAAAGTCACAAATAAAGTGGTCAATGACCATGACGGCAGCACCAGGTCTACGTTGGCAAATTTTGACGTCAGCAAAATGACCGAGGCCAGAATGAACAGCAGGAATGTTCCGCCTGGCTGCCAAAATACATCCATGCCACATTTCGATGGCTCCATTGACCAACACATCCCAGGTGCAGGTTCGCCTCAACCTAAGTCTCACCACATTGATGCGTGGAACAGCATCTCGTCCTGTGGTGCCGATAATAACAATCAAGACATGATGCATCCGCAGGCCGCTCCTTTGGACAGGTACAGTGAACACATGGTAAGGAATGAAACGAGCGATAACGCTACCTCTTCGTACACTGTTCACGCGCATGGATCCCCTGCAAATATTTCAAGCGCCACTCAGAAAGTtgatggaagaaaaaaccacGAATATGGAATGAATGATCGGCACACTGTTCCAAGAGACTGCGTCACAGCCGACACTAATCCTTCAACGAATCGAATCAGTGCTACTGGTCCTAATATTGCCAACGTCAAAAATGAGGTCTTGCATGATTAG
- the SLZ1 gene encoding Slz1p (similar to Saccharomyces cerevisiae SLZ1 (YNL196C); ancestral locus Anc_2.53), translated as MNEVDRIIGYKKYEVKVPKDKQMPKNRSKRANFEQIDSSTRERERDRENARTFAEERKRFLERMSKNKRKNTNKKDKEKSKETGKDNYKKDDKKSKEQKKLTTTRDFCFKEPHSATFNHSALAIDPKPKPQSGSDDDAESKPGTKIMIDQAIQTSSPLNVQLSELFNDNILSATKDNSALLQHTEFTSWERRWSNCSTISNVTTVSPIPDPKYDVNYNDIPSINSIALMIQDPNNYASSLDYHEGNKKLLQEEVQYSNKAKSAIMGLTTLCTNEKLSSHTEIAGRQVPRWSEFPTCCSQTLA; from the coding sequence atGAATGAAGTCGATCGGATCATTGGCTACAAAAAGTACGAGGTGAAAGTGCCCAAGGACAAACAAATGCCAAAGAATAGATCCAAACGTGCAAATTTTGAGCAGATAGATAGCAGCACAAGGGAAAGGGAAAGGGACAGGGAAAATGCAAGAACCTTCGCTGAAGAAAGGAAGAGATTCTTGGAGAGAATGAgcaagaataaaagaaaaaatacgaataaaaaggataaagaaaagtcaaaagaaacaggaaaagataactataaaaaagacgacaaaaaatcaaaagaacagaaaaaattgacgaCTACAAGGGATTTTTGCTTCAAAGAACCGCATTCGGCGACATTTAATCATAGTGCTCTAGCCATAGACCCCAAGCCGAAACCTCAGTCTGGATCAGATGATGACGCAGAATCAAAACCTGGGACCAAAATCATGATAGATCAAGCTATTCAGACATCCAGTCCCCTAAATGTCCAATTATCAGAGCTTTTCAACGACAATATCCTCAGCGCCACAAAAGATAACAGCGCTCTCCTTCAGCACACAGAGTTCACCTCCTGGGAACGTCGTTGGTCGAACTGCAGTACGATCAGTAACGTGACGACGGTTTCACCAATTCCAGATCCCAAATACGATGTTAACTACAACGACATACCTTCGATCAATTCAATTGCGCTGATGATCCAAGATCCTAACAACTACGCATCATCCCTAGACTACCATgaaggaaataaaaagttaCTCCAAGAAGAGGTGCAATACTCGAACAAAGCCAAGAGTGCCATCATGGGGCTGACAACACTCTGcacaaatgaaaaactaagTTCACATACAGAAATAGCCGGCCGACAGGTACCACGCTGGTCCGAATTCCCCACCTGTTGCAGCCAAACTCTCGCttag
- the SKDI14G1330 gene encoding uncharacterized protein (similar to Saccharomyces cerevisiae YNL193W; ancestral locus Anc_2.57) → MGAPRNFKHSGKSKKQKNEQKSLTTQEDFYLAAIECEEQADRWLLSDIKKCLRFYLKALTYYENGLTALGSTQEGKYNIYYNETRLFLQIYTDYLANNGYINILQYVKMDDMPDLSSLTLSLPQITQRFEIVYEAFPVQRTWDLQFNLLTCYLTLIESMDGSFPPTFTLEGSEILNLTNKYIEVFQHLVNDLLQELQNWSETGARYSGDTDADLQRDTLDEDAMCMTRDGTGIRTNGSSEPRVESMDVSEQMTPSSLTEVLVNSLKFNHALMELIVESKIANEKYPETKILNAVQTNFLEDTTKKFYLQLCDIIDSISTAIPLDLKEIRLTKALIQGLNIVTSGTFESLQDLVLDAVPLDDNDVQGKIDLSLIKVDIVEFAISCLKESFSEAAWKLSGLLNKVLTVARTLLTNYRNRILFVRDQELNEQLSHVAFQLCDILVNSSDNELRRYAIKQRNQKSQGTPDGERTLRILMKNANVFLNNAVTISSKPCGLQETIINKLKRNYIHNQAKERLLFLQDLEQRSNGGEDATPAPPTTLTFDIPSDHVFYSNNH, encoded by the coding sequence ATGGGGGctccaagaaatttcaagcaCTCCGGCAAGAgcaagaaacaaaagaatgAACAGAAGTCTTTGACTACGCAAGAGGACTTTTATTTGGCCGCGATTGAGTGCGAAGAGCAGGCCGACCGGTGGTTGCTCTCAGATATCAAGAAGTGTTTACGATTCTATCTTAAGGCCCTTACATACTATGAAAACGGGCTGACTGCTCTAGGTTCCACGCAGGAGGGCAAATACAACATTTATTACAATGAAACAAgactttttttgcaaatttATACGGATTACCTCGCTAATAATGGCTATATCAATATTCTGCAATACGTAAAAATGGACGATATGCCCGATCTTTCCAGTTTGACATTATCTTTGCCGCAGATTACGCAACGATTTGAAATCGTTTATGAAGCCTTCCCGGTGCAGAGAACTTGGGATCTTCAATTCAACTTGTTGACATGCTATTTGACTCTGATAGAGTCCATGGATGGTAGCTTTCCGCCCACTTTTACATTGGAAGGCTCCGAGATTTTAAATTTGACGAACAAATAcattgaagtttttcaacaccTCGTCAATGATCTGCTGCAAGAACTGCAAAACTGGAGCGAAACTGGAGCGCGATATTCCGGTGATACGGATGCGGACTTGCAAAGGGATACCCTAGATGAGGACGCGATGTGCATGACCAGGGACGGAACTGGGATACGAACCAACGGCTCCTCGGAACCACGAGTCGAAAGCATGGACGTCTCTGAACAAATGACTCCGTCTTCACTTACGGAGGTACTGGTCAACTCTTTAAAGTTCAATCATGCTCTGATGGAATTGATCGTTGAATCGAAAATAGCAAACGAGAAGTATCCCGAAACGAAGATCTTGAATGCTGTTCAGAccaatttcttggaagatacaaccaaaaaattttatttacaACTATGTGACATCATAGACTCTATTTCCACTGCGATCCCATTAGATCTTAAGGAAATCCGTTTGACTAAGGCTTTGATTCAAGGTTTGAACATCGTGACCTCGGGAACTTTTGAGTCGTTACAAGATCTGGTTCTGGATGCTGTTCCCTTAGATGACAATGACGTACAGGGCAAGATCGATCTTTCGTTGATCAAAGTAGACATCGTTGAATTTGCGATTTCGTGCCTAAAGGAGAGTTTTTCAGAGGCTGCCTGGAAGCTTTCTGGTCTATTAAATAAAGTTCTTACGGTGGCTAGAACTTTATTGACAAACTATAGAAATCGCATTTTATTTGTGAGGGATCAAGAGTTGAACGAGCAACTAAGCCATGTGGCCTTTCAACTTTGCGATATCTTGGTAAATTCTTCCGATAATGAACTCAGAAGGTACGCCATCAAGCAACGCAACCAAAAATCGCAAGGAACTCCAGATGGAGAACGCACTTTAAGaatattgatgaaaaatgctAATGTTTTCCTGAATAATGCTGTCACCATTTCATCAAAACCGTGCGGGTTACAAGAGACGATCATAAATAAACTGAAAAGGAACTATATCCACAACCAAGCCAAAGAAAGATTACTTTTCTTGCAAGACCTCGAACAGAGGTCAAATGGTGGTGAGGATGCTACGCCCGCTCCGCCCACCACACTGACGTTTGATATACCATCAGATCACGTTTTCTACAGCAACAACCATTAG